One region of Stegostoma tigrinum isolate sSteTig4 chromosome 19, sSteTig4.hap1, whole genome shotgun sequence genomic DNA includes:
- the LOC125461525 gene encoding protein-L-isoaspartate O-methyltransferase domain-containing protein 2-like isoform X2 — MNKLSQDRQRQNPLPIGGRRGGVHYTHCASQPCGKFRKMGGAVSAGEDNDDLIDNLKEAHYIRTEVVEQAFRAIDRADYYLEIYKDNAYKDLAWKNGNIHLSAPCIYSEVMEALDLQPGLSFLNLGSGTGYLSTMVGLILGPFGINHGIELHVDVVEYANQKLENFIKTSDSFDKFEFCEPSFVVGNCLEIASDSHQYDRVYCGAGVQKDHEEYMRNLIKVGGILVMPLEEKLTKITRTGLNTWETEKILAVSFAPLIQPCNTDAGKVRTVQLPSINIGTLQDLTRICIRRTLKNTINQDKLNGGVPPKAVSRFKRRRIRRRRMDAIVLVDKQVFANRISNPFDNNNNNGEDMEDVRRDDDEKEYNDFKPDPPLNLLREKILSLPLPEPLKLYLLYYRDK; from the exons ATGAACAAACTGTCCCAGGATCGCCAAAGGCAAAATCCCCTCCCGATTGGAGGCAGACGAGGCGGGGTTCATTACACTCATTGTGCTTCGCAGCCATGTGGAAAG TTCAGAAAGATGGGAGGTGCTGTGAGTGCTGGTGAAGACAATGATGATTTAATCGATAATCTAAAAGAAGCACATTACATACGAACGGAGGTGGTAGAGCAAGCTTTCCGAGCCATAGATCGTGCTGATTATTACTTGGAGATTTACAAAGATAATGCGTATAAAGACCTGGCTTGGAAAAATGGTAACATCCATTTGTCTGCACCCTGTATTTATTCTGAGGTAATGGAAGCACTGGACCTACAGCCTGGATTGTCCTTTTTGAACCTTGGAAGTGGCACAGGCTATTTGAGTACAATGGTTGGCTTAATTTTAG GCCCCTTTGGCATAAATCATGGAATAGAGCTGCATGTTGATGTTGTGGAGTATGCCAACCAAAAACTTGAAAATTTCATCAAGACAAGTGACAGTTTTGATAA GTTTGAATTCTGCGAGCCATCCTTTGTAGTGGGAAATTGTTTAGAGATTGCTTCAGACAGTCATCAGTATGATCGAGTCTACTGTGGGGCAGGAGTTCAGAAGGATCATGAAGAGTACATGAGAAACTTGATTAAAGTTGGTGGAATCCTTGTCATGCCTTTGGAAGAGAAG CTAACTAAAATAACGCGTACAGGATTGAATACCTGGGAAACTGAAAAAATCTTGGCTGTGTCTTTTGCTCCTTTAATCCAACCCTGCAACACGGATGCTGGGAAAGTACGAACAGTCCAATTAC CTTCAATTAACATCGGAACTCTCCAAGATTTAACTCGGATCTGCATTCGGCGGACTCTTAAAAATACAATAAATCAGGACAAGTTAAATGGTGGTGTTCCTCCAAAGGCTGTTTCCAGATTTAAAAGAAGACGGATTCGAAGGCGTCGGATGGATGCAATTGTCCTTGTTGACAAGCAGGTTTTTGCAAATCGAATTTCAAATCCTTTTGATAACAACAATAATAATGGTGAGGACATGGAGGATGTTAGGAGAGACGATGATGAAAAGGAATACAACGACTTTAAACCTGATCCTCCCTTAAATCTGCTTCGAGAAAAAATTCTCAGTTTGCCTTTACCCGAGCCATTAAAATTATACCTGTTGTACTACAGAGATAAATAA
- the LOC125461525 gene encoding protein-L-isoaspartate O-methyltransferase domain-containing protein 2-like isoform X1: MNKLSQDRQRQNPLPIGGRRGGVHYTHCASQPCGKQFRKMGGAVSAGEDNDDLIDNLKEAHYIRTEVVEQAFRAIDRADYYLEIYKDNAYKDLAWKNGNIHLSAPCIYSEVMEALDLQPGLSFLNLGSGTGYLSTMVGLILGPFGINHGIELHVDVVEYANQKLENFIKTSDSFDKFEFCEPSFVVGNCLEIASDSHQYDRVYCGAGVQKDHEEYMRNLIKVGGILVMPLEEKLTKITRTGLNTWETEKILAVSFAPLIQPCNTDAGKVRTVQLPSINIGTLQDLTRICIRRTLKNTINQDKLNGGVPPKAVSRFKRRRIRRRRMDAIVLVDKQVFANRISNPFDNNNNNGEDMEDVRRDDDEKEYNDFKPDPPLNLLREKILSLPLPEPLKLYLLYYRDK; encoded by the exons ATGAACAAACTGTCCCAGGATCGCCAAAGGCAAAATCCCCTCCCGATTGGAGGCAGACGAGGCGGGGTTCATTACACTCATTGTGCTTCGCAGCCATGTGGAAAG CAGTTCAGAAAGATGGGAGGTGCTGTGAGTGCTGGTGAAGACAATGATGATTTAATCGATAATCTAAAAGAAGCACATTACATACGAACGGAGGTGGTAGAGCAAGCTTTCCGAGCCATAGATCGTGCTGATTATTACTTGGAGATTTACAAAGATAATGCGTATAAAGACCTGGCTTGGAAAAATGGTAACATCCATTTGTCTGCACCCTGTATTTATTCTGAGGTAATGGAAGCACTGGACCTACAGCCTGGATTGTCCTTTTTGAACCTTGGAAGTGGCACAGGCTATTTGAGTACAATGGTTGGCTTAATTTTAG GCCCCTTTGGCATAAATCATGGAATAGAGCTGCATGTTGATGTTGTGGAGTATGCCAACCAAAAACTTGAAAATTTCATCAAGACAAGTGACAGTTTTGATAA GTTTGAATTCTGCGAGCCATCCTTTGTAGTGGGAAATTGTTTAGAGATTGCTTCAGACAGTCATCAGTATGATCGAGTCTACTGTGGGGCAGGAGTTCAGAAGGATCATGAAGAGTACATGAGAAACTTGATTAAAGTTGGTGGAATCCTTGTCATGCCTTTGGAAGAGAAG CTAACTAAAATAACGCGTACAGGATTGAATACCTGGGAAACTGAAAAAATCTTGGCTGTGTCTTTTGCTCCTTTAATCCAACCCTGCAACACGGATGCTGGGAAAGTACGAACAGTCCAATTAC CTTCAATTAACATCGGAACTCTCCAAGATTTAACTCGGATCTGCATTCGGCGGACTCTTAAAAATACAATAAATCAGGACAAGTTAAATGGTGGTGTTCCTCCAAAGGCTGTTTCCAGATTTAAAAGAAGACGGATTCGAAGGCGTCGGATGGATGCAATTGTCCTTGTTGACAAGCAGGTTTTTGCAAATCGAATTTCAAATCCTTTTGATAACAACAATAATAATGGTGAGGACATGGAGGATGTTAGGAGAGACGATGATGAAAAGGAATACAACGACTTTAAACCTGATCCTCCCTTAAATCTGCTTCGAGAAAAAATTCTCAGTTTGCCTTTACCCGAGCCATTAAAATTATACCTGTTGTACTACAGAGATAAATAA
- the LOC125461525 gene encoding protein-L-isoaspartate O-methyltransferase domain-containing protein 2-like isoform X3, giving the protein MGGAVSAGEDNDDLIDNLKEAHYIRTEVVEQAFRAIDRADYYLEIYKDNAYKDLAWKNGNIHLSAPCIYSEVMEALDLQPGLSFLNLGSGTGYLSTMVGLILGPFGINHGIELHVDVVEYANQKLENFIKTSDSFDKFEFCEPSFVVGNCLEIASDSHQYDRVYCGAGVQKDHEEYMRNLIKVGGILVMPLEEKLTKITRTGLNTWETEKILAVSFAPLIQPCNTDAGKVRTVQLPSINIGTLQDLTRICIRRTLKNTINQDKLNGGVPPKAVSRFKRRRIRRRRMDAIVLVDKQVFANRISNPFDNNNNNGEDMEDVRRDDDEKEYNDFKPDPPLNLLREKILSLPLPEPLKLYLLYYRDK; this is encoded by the exons ATGGGAGGTGCTGTGAGTGCTGGTGAAGACAATGATGATTTAATCGATAATCTAAAAGAAGCACATTACATACGAACGGAGGTGGTAGAGCAAGCTTTCCGAGCCATAGATCGTGCTGATTATTACTTGGAGATTTACAAAGATAATGCGTATAAAGACCTGGCTTGGAAAAATGGTAACATCCATTTGTCTGCACCCTGTATTTATTCTGAGGTAATGGAAGCACTGGACCTACAGCCTGGATTGTCCTTTTTGAACCTTGGAAGTGGCACAGGCTATTTGAGTACAATGGTTGGCTTAATTTTAG GCCCCTTTGGCATAAATCATGGAATAGAGCTGCATGTTGATGTTGTGGAGTATGCCAACCAAAAACTTGAAAATTTCATCAAGACAAGTGACAGTTTTGATAA GTTTGAATTCTGCGAGCCATCCTTTGTAGTGGGAAATTGTTTAGAGATTGCTTCAGACAGTCATCAGTATGATCGAGTCTACTGTGGGGCAGGAGTTCAGAAGGATCATGAAGAGTACATGAGAAACTTGATTAAAGTTGGTGGAATCCTTGTCATGCCTTTGGAAGAGAAG CTAACTAAAATAACGCGTACAGGATTGAATACCTGGGAAACTGAAAAAATCTTGGCTGTGTCTTTTGCTCCTTTAATCCAACCCTGCAACACGGATGCTGGGAAAGTACGAACAGTCCAATTAC CTTCAATTAACATCGGAACTCTCCAAGATTTAACTCGGATCTGCATTCGGCGGACTCTTAAAAATACAATAAATCAGGACAAGTTAAATGGTGGTGTTCCTCCAAAGGCTGTTTCCAGATTTAAAAGAAGACGGATTCGAAGGCGTCGGATGGATGCAATTGTCCTTGTTGACAAGCAGGTTTTTGCAAATCGAATTTCAAATCCTTTTGATAACAACAATAATAATGGTGAGGACATGGAGGATGTTAGGAGAGACGATGATGAAAAGGAATACAACGACTTTAAACCTGATCCTCCCTTAAATCTGCTTCGAGAAAAAATTCTCAGTTTGCCTTTACCCGAGCCATTAAAATTATACCTGTTGTACTACAGAGATAAATAA